In a single window of the Bacillota bacterium genome:
- a CDS encoding SoxR reducing system RseC family protein: MRQEAIVVRECAPGEVLIRVERIEACAHNCQECGGCPATVVLSKATDTTGAKPGDRVLVELPGAAFLPRLAFVLFFPVLLGLGGYFLGKVFFPRGSTLIAIGMVLVGILCAWLRERSGPPLEVRVVRKL, translated from the coding sequence GTGCGCCAAGAAGCCATCGTGGTCCGGGAATGCGCACCGGGAGAAGTACTCATCCGGGTGGAACGGATCGAGGCCTGTGCCCACAATTGCCAGGAATGTGGGGGCTGTCCGGCCACCGTGGTGCTGTCCAAGGCCACCGACACCACCGGGGCCAAACCGGGAGATCGGGTGTTGGTGGAACTGCCGGGTGCAGCCTTTTTGCCCAGACTAGCCTTTGTACTTTTCTTCCCCGTGTTGCTCGGCTTGGGTGGATACTTCCTCGGCAAGGTATTCTTTCCCCGGGGAAGTACCCTCATTGCCATCGGCATGGTGCTAGTGGGCATCCTCTGTGCATGGCTACGGGAACGCTCAGGGCCTCCTTTGGAAGTGCGGGTAGTAAGAAAGCTCTAA
- the rpoD gene encoding RNA polymerase sigma factor RpoD yields MKKDLTEINGLKSLLVEGKSAGELSYKQIMDTLQDVDLDPDQIDEIYQLMEKEGINIITTDGEVVDASQNGKDSVEEDLDLSVPDTVDLDDPVRMYLKEIGRIPLLDAEKEVELAKRIEQGDEEAKRELAEANLRLVVSIAKRYVGRGMLFLDLIQEGNMGLMKAVEKFEYRKGFKFSTYATWWIRQAITRAIADQARTIRIPVHMVETINKLNRVQRELLQELGREPTPEEIGEAMGLSGDRVREIMKIAQEPVSLETPIGEEEDSHLGDFIEDQDALAPAEAASFQMLREQLEEVLEGLTEREQKVLRLRFGLDDGRTRTLEEVGKQFGVTRERIRQIEAKALRKLRHPSRSKKLKDFLE; encoded by the coding sequence ATGAAGAAGGATTTGACAGAGATTAACGGCTTGAAGTCCTTACTAGTAGAAGGTAAATCGGCTGGTGAGTTGAGTTATAAGCAGATCATGGATACGCTGCAGGATGTGGATCTGGATCCGGATCAGATTGATGAGATCTATCAGCTGATGGAAAAGGAAGGGATCAATATCATCACCACCGATGGTGAGGTGGTGGACGCGTCGCAAAACGGTAAAGACTCCGTAGAGGAAGATCTGGATCTGTCGGTACCGGATACTGTTGATCTTGATGATCCCGTGCGGATGTATCTGAAGGAGATCGGCCGGATTCCCCTGTTGGATGCTGAGAAGGAAGTGGAATTGGCAAAACGCATTGAGCAAGGGGATGAGGAAGCCAAAAGGGAGTTGGCCGAGGCGAATTTGCGTCTGGTCGTGAGTATCGCCAAGCGATATGTGGGTCGCGGAATGCTGTTTTTGGACCTGATCCAAGAGGGGAACATGGGCTTGATGAAGGCCGTAGAAAAGTTCGAGTACCGTAAGGGCTTTAAGTTCAGCACCTACGCCACTTGGTGGATTCGCCAGGCGATCACCAGAGCGATTGCGGATCAGGCCCGTACTATTCGGATCCCGGTGCATATGGTGGAGACCATCAATAAGCTTAACCGGGTACAGCGGGAGTTGCTGCAGGAACTCGGCCGGGAACCAACGCCGGAGGAGATCGGTGAGGCCATGGGTCTATCCGGTGATCGGGTGCGGGAGATTATGAAAATTGCCCAGGAACCAGTATCGTTGGAGACACCGATCGGCGAAGAGGAAGACAGTCACCTGGGTGATTTTATCGAGGATCAGGACGCCTTGGCGCCGGCAGAGGCTGCGTCTTTCCAGATGCTGCGGGAACAGCTAGAAGAAGTCTTAGAAGGTTTGACTGAAAGAGAGCAAAAAGTCCTCCGACTCCGATTTGGCCTAGATGATGGCCGCACACGGACCTTAGAAGAAGTAGGGAAGCAGTTCGGTGTAACGAGGGAGCGAATTCGTCAAATCGAGGCGAAGGCCCTTCGTAAGTTGCGCCATCCAAGTCGAAGTAAGAAGTTGAAGGATTTCCTGGAGTAG
- a CDS encoding polysaccharide biosynthesis protein, protein MLRKLLARLSPGNNPPSGQSFLGGSMVLMFSGFINRAIGFLYSAYIIRWAGGEAMGLYRMAAPVYVTLLTVATAGIPYALAVRVAEEFATNHPTRAHRVFTKCLRLILLTSCISLLALSLILGPFSHRAFSDPRARKIAWTLAPCLLIGPVASLLEGYFEGRKLMVSLGFAQVIEQLTFTTVTLGLVYFVGGKNTVFAAQAIALGTGAGLLVLVLILGTLYWMDKRNTTEKGNTATPVPMGWVLKLAWPVAVGKLISSASLTFNLLLIPARLQVSGLTVSQATEQFGLLMGVAIPLVFLPNIISFSLSRNLVPSISAACAQGDREMVRYRIKTSLETSIVSGLPFVALLACLAKPICQLVYGQPQAAAIATIVALGGPFAYLRQTTQGILEGLGKPGVSLRNYMFGLGADTLAVYFLAASPLGIKGAAMSTVINFTVGAVANLISIHRISPLGLNWSGAVLAPVGAAAVGGIVGSLVFSQVRLGLASSLALAALAVFVVYFFLLLTTASGQRMFRRLLAINPFTR, encoded by the coding sequence GTGTTACGCAAGCTCCTTGCGAGACTCTCTCCAGGCAACAATCCACCCTCCGGCCAGAGTTTTCTCGGTGGCTCCATGGTGCTCATGTTTAGCGGCTTTATCAATCGTGCTATCGGCTTTCTTTATTCGGCCTATATCATCCGCTGGGCGGGGGGCGAGGCCATGGGCCTGTATCGCATGGCTGCACCGGTTTATGTCACTTTGCTCACGGTGGCTACTGCGGGAATCCCCTATGCCCTGGCGGTGCGCGTTGCAGAGGAATTCGCCACCAACCACCCCACCAGAGCCCATCGGGTTTTTACCAAGTGCCTCCGGCTTATTCTGCTTACCAGCTGTATATCTTTGCTGGCGTTGTCACTAATCCTGGGCCCCTTTTCCCACCGGGCCTTCAGTGATCCCCGGGCCCGCAAGATCGCCTGGACCCTCGCACCTTGCCTCCTTATTGGTCCGGTGGCATCTCTCTTGGAAGGATACTTTGAAGGTCGCAAGCTGATGGTTAGCCTGGGTTTCGCCCAGGTGATAGAGCAGCTGACCTTTACCACGGTCACCTTGGGATTGGTCTATTTTGTCGGCGGAAAAAACACCGTGTTTGCTGCCCAGGCCATTGCCCTGGGGACAGGTGCTGGGTTGTTAGTCCTGGTGCTCATCCTTGGCACCCTGTACTGGATGGACAAAAGGAACACCACAGAGAAAGGGAATACGGCGACTCCGGTGCCCATGGGGTGGGTTCTTAAGTTGGCCTGGCCCGTTGCGGTGGGCAAACTCATCAGTTCCGCAAGTCTTACCTTCAACCTACTGTTGATCCCCGCACGACTACAGGTTTCGGGCCTCACCGTATCCCAGGCCACCGAGCAGTTTGGGTTGTTGATGGGTGTGGCCATCCCCCTGGTGTTCTTGCCCAATATCATTAGTTTTTCCCTTTCCCGGAATCTGGTTCCTAGCATCTCCGCCGCCTGTGCCCAGGGGGACCGGGAGATGGTCCGTTACCGGATTAAGACCTCCCTGGAAACTAGCATTGTTTCGGGTCTGCCCTTCGTGGCTCTGCTGGCCTGCCTGGCCAAGCCCATCTGCCAGTTGGTCTACGGCCAGCCCCAGGCGGCAGCCATTGCCACCATCGTGGCTTTGGGCGGTCCCTTTGCATACCTGCGTCAGACCACCCAGGGGATTTTGGAGGGCTTGGGTAAACCCGGTGTCTCCCTGCGCAACTACATGTTTGGTCTAGGAGCCGATACCCTGGCGGTATACTTCCTGGCCGCATCTCCCCTGGGGATCAAGGGAGCGGCTATGTCTACGGTGATCAATTTCACCGTGGGCGCAGTGGCGAACCTGATTAGCATACACCGGATAAGCCCCCTGGGGCTTAATTGGTCCGGTGCGGTCCTGGCCCCGGTGGGGGCCGCCGCGGTAGGCGGGATCGTTGGTTCCCTGGTCTTTTCCCAGGTGAGATTGGGGTTGGCCAGTTCCCTGGCTTTGGCGGCCCTTGCGGTGTTTGTCGTCTACTTCTTTTTACTCCTCACCACCGCTTCGGGCCAGCGCATGTTTCGGCGGCTTTTGGCCATCAATCCCTTCACCCGTTAG
- a CDS encoding PhoPQ-activated pathogenicity-like protein PqaA type: MKRIVLLSYLIVLVLSAYVYAGPLEEYVVTGSNDYSWKLTSQTKLPNGVDAYFLDLYSGTWQGIQWNHRLRVLVPPGQPTGVILFITGSGSGTEELAWFSEAAVLTGQIAAILHDVPNQPLFGGMREDELLAFTWLQFLNTGDPTWICHLPMTNAAARAMDAVDEFILERLGRQPNGYMVCGASKRGWTTWLVAAVDERVIGIAPMVYDNLNIPAQMAHQVAVWGDFSYKIGDYTSLGLHEVLGTPMGQALVDIVDPYAYREKITMPKLLFMGSNDPYWAVDAVHHYLYDLVGDTYLYYVANGGHDLGGDPRVIIPTLVAFCRNVFQGDLPLPQLTWEVTEDGNEIYFQVQADQPVKAARFWLALSPFKDFRTATWTSVDAREINYNQVQHKFLKFKDPLAVYGELVFETPLGSYSLCTPVYVFE; this comes from the coding sequence ATGAAAAGAATTGTTCTCCTATCGTATCTGATCGTCCTAGTGCTTAGCGCCTATGTGTACGCCGGACCGCTAGAGGAGTATGTAGTTACCGGCAGTAACGACTACAGCTGGAAGCTGACGTCCCAGACCAAACTGCCCAATGGGGTGGACGCCTATTTTCTCGACTTATATTCCGGTACTTGGCAGGGCATCCAGTGGAACCATCGTCTGCGGGTTCTCGTTCCGCCGGGACAGCCCACGGGTGTGATTCTGTTTATCACCGGCAGTGGTTCTGGGACAGAGGAGCTTGCCTGGTTTTCCGAGGCGGCAGTGTTGACCGGGCAAATTGCCGCGATCCTGCATGATGTGCCTAACCAGCCGTTGTTTGGGGGCATGCGGGAAGATGAATTGTTGGCCTTTACCTGGCTGCAGTTTCTGAATACAGGGGATCCAACGTGGATCTGTCATCTTCCCATGACCAATGCCGCAGCCCGGGCCATGGATGCGGTGGACGAATTTATCTTGGAACGCCTGGGACGCCAACCCAACGGCTATATGGTCTGCGGTGCGTCGAAACGGGGCTGGACCACCTGGCTTGTGGCCGCGGTGGACGAACGGGTGATTGGTATTGCTCCCATGGTTTACGACAACCTGAATATCCCGGCCCAGATGGCTCATCAGGTGGCTGTGTGGGGCGATTTTAGCTACAAAATCGGGGACTACACCTCGTTGGGGCTTCATGAAGTACTTGGGACGCCGATGGGGCAGGCCTTGGTGGACATTGTTGATCCCTACGCCTATCGAGAAAAGATCACCATGCCGAAGCTGTTGTTCATGGGGAGCAATGACCCCTACTGGGCCGTGGATGCGGTGCATCACTACCTGTACGACCTTGTGGGCGACACCTACCTCTATTACGTGGCCAACGGCGGCCATGATTTGGGCGGAGATCCACGGGTGATTATTCCCACCCTGGTGGCCTTCTGCCGCAACGTGTTTCAGGGTGACTTGCCCTTACCGCAGTTGACCTGGGAAGTGACCGAGGACGGGAACGAGATCTATTTCCAGGTACAAGCGGATCAGCCGGTGAAGGCGGCCCGGTTTTGGCTGGCGCTGAGTCCCTTCAAGGACTTCCGTACAGCCACCTGGACCAGTGTGGACGCGAGGGAAATAAACTACAATCAGGTGCAACATAAGTTCCTGAAGTTTAAGGACCCCTTGGCTGTTTACGGTGAGTTGGTCTTTGAAACTCCCTTGGGAAGCTATTCCCTTTGCACACCGGTATATGTGTTTGAGTAA
- a CDS encoding Nif3-like dinuclear metal center hexameric protein, whose protein sequence is MKVSDVAAKVEQIAPLSYAESWDNVGLLLGEAGQSVQKVLVTLDVDREAVEYAIAQGCSLIVAHHPLIFKPLSRINQSTELGRLISTLIKHNIAVYVAHTNMDAAEQGLGQWVAELFNLQDVKVLSNTGVQLYKIVVYVPKGSEDAVRDALAAGGAGQIGNYSHCTFQAPGTGTFLPLEGTNPYIGTVGTLERVEEVRLETIVPQQHLHRAISRMLVAHPYEEVAYDVYKLENKAPVGIGRLGRLPEPMTLRQLARHTEEVLKTTVLVGGPLEQIVEKVALCPGSGGGLVNTAASQGADVLITGDVKYHEAMEAQARGLALIDAGHRATELPFVKRVAAYLAAEGCPVEGYVPKEASILQPLTDS, encoded by the coding sequence ATGAAGGTTAGCGATGTGGCAGCAAAGGTGGAGCAGATTGCTCCCCTCAGTTACGCGGAAAGCTGGGATAATGTGGGCCTGCTTCTGGGGGAAGCAGGCCAAAGTGTCCAGAAGGTGCTGGTGACCTTGGACGTGGATCGGGAAGCGGTGGAGTATGCTATCGCACAGGGATGTTCCCTTATCGTTGCCCATCATCCCTTGATCTTTAAGCCCCTGTCCAGGATTAACCAAAGCACCGAGCTGGGAAGACTAATTTCCACGCTAATTAAGCACAATATTGCCGTCTACGTAGCCCACACCAATATGGACGCGGCGGAACAGGGTCTGGGCCAGTGGGTGGCGGAATTGTTCAACCTTCAGGACGTGAAGGTCTTGAGTAACACTGGGGTACAGCTGTACAAGATTGTGGTTTATGTGCCGAAGGGCAGTGAAGATGCGGTGCGGGACGCCCTGGCCGCAGGGGGAGCAGGACAGATTGGCAACTACAGCCATTGTACCTTCCAGGCCCCCGGTACCGGTACCTTTCTTCCCTTGGAAGGGACTAATCCCTACATTGGTACCGTAGGTACCCTGGAGCGGGTGGAAGAAGTACGCCTAGAGACGATTGTCCCTCAGCAGCATTTGCATCGAGCCATCTCCCGGATGCTTGTGGCCCACCCCTACGAAGAGGTGGCCTACGATGTGTACAAGCTGGAGAATAAGGCTCCGGTGGGGATCGGTCGCCTCGGGCGGTTGCCGGAACCGATGACCTTACGTCAATTGGCCCGGCACACCGAGGAAGTGCTGAAGACCACGGTCTTGGTCGGTGGTCCCCTGGAGCAAATTGTGGAAAAGGTGGCCCTGTGCCCCGGCAGTGGGGGAGGTTTGGTGAACACTGCTGCCAGCCAGGGAGCTGACGTATTGATCACCGGGGATGTGAAGTATCATGAGGCCATGGAAGCCCAGGCCCGGGGTTTGGCCCTGATTGACGCGGGACATCGGGCGACGGAGTTGCCCTTTGTAAAGCGGGTCGCGGCGTATTTGGCTGCGGAAGGCTGTCCTGTGGAAGGATATGTGCCGAAGGAAGCTAGCATATTACAACCATTAACAGACAGCTGA
- a CDS encoding mechanosensitive ion channel, with the protein MQELWQAVTPYLSRIPAAVITLAVLYLVTRLIRRVVNQAFSLSRVDPTLKTLVLSMISTISWIIIFAAVFNVMGLTEISLALGGSIALVAMALATGFSNVTQDLLAGIFLISDKDFRVGYRVKTGAIEGIIKEISIRKTKVMDEAGQLHAIPNRTIDSAVYVIIRREGVDEGTQEVATSK; encoded by the coding sequence ATGCAGGAATTATGGCAAGCCGTTACACCGTACTTGAGTAGAATACCGGCCGCAGTAATCACTTTGGCTGTCTTGTACCTGGTCACCCGGCTCATCCGTAGAGTGGTCAACCAGGCCTTTTCCCTTAGCCGTGTGGATCCAACTTTGAAAACCTTGGTTTTATCCATGATCAGCACCATCAGTTGGATCATCATCTTCGCGGCGGTATTCAACGTGATGGGTCTTACTGAGATCTCCCTGGCCTTAGGAGGGTCCATTGCCCTTGTGGCTATGGCCTTGGCCACTGGCTTCTCCAATGTCACCCAAGACCTGTTGGCGGGAATTTTCCTCATCTCCGACAAGGATTTCCGGGTCGGTTACCGGGTAAAAACCGGAGCCATCGAAGGGATCATCAAAGAGATCTCGATCCGGAAAACCAAAGTGATGGACGAAGCAGGACAATTGCACGCCATTCCAAACCGTACCATCGACTCAGCGGTATATGTAATCATACGCCGTGAAGGAGTAGATGAAGGGACACAGGAGGTAGCCACCTCCAAATAG